The Penaeus vannamei isolate JL-2024 chromosome 4, ASM4276789v1, whole genome shotgun sequence genome segment GGTCTGCATAGACCCGCCCACGGTCAGCATAGACCCGCCCACGGTCAGCATAGACCCGCCCACGTTCAGCGAAGACCAGCCTACGGTCTGCATAGACCCGTCCACGGTCTGCATAGACCCGCCCACGTTCAGCGAAGACCAGCCTACGGTCAGCATAGACCCGCCCACGGTCAGCATAGACCCGCCCACGGTCAGCATAGACCCGCCCACGGTCAGCATAGACCCGCCCACGTTCAGCGAAGACCAGCCTACGGTCAGCATAGACCCGCCCACGATCTGCATAGACCCGCCCACGGTCAGCATAGACCCGCCCACGTTCAGCGAAGACCAGCCTACGGTCAGCATAGACCCGCCCACGGTCAGCATAGACCCGCCCACGGTCAGCATAGACCCGCCCACGTTCAGCGAAGACCAGCCTACGGTCTGCATAGACCCGCCCACGGTCTGCATAGACCCGCCCACGGTCAGCATAGACCCGCCCACGGTCAGCATAGACCCGCCCACGTTCAGCGAAGACCAGCCTACGGTCAGCATAGACCCGCCCACGTTCAGCGAAGACCAGCCTACGGTCAGCATAGACCCGCCCACGGTCAGCATAGACCCGCCCACGGTCTGCATAGACCCGCCCACGTTCAGCGAAGACCAGCCTACGGTCAGCATGGATACGCCCGCGATCAGCATGAACCTGCCCACGGTCAGCATAGACCCGCCCGCTCTTCCATAAATCCACGATTATTACTGAGGCTACGTACACTCGTGCCTCTCTCCGGTGCCTGCCATAGATGCACAAACGGGTGGATGTCCGTCGCCTTGGGACAGTTAAAggctgtgggagggagggttggtcgCTGTGGGCCCGAGGCGGGGTTGGGACCGGCGTGGGGTTGTTTGGGATCAGGtttttacacatacatagacgcacagatatacatacaagcaGGCACAAAACATTCACATGAACATACCGCACAGACGCACATAACGCACAgacatgcacaaaacacacagGCATGTACAaatcatacagacatgcacaaaaCACCCAGACACTCACAAAACACCCAGgggagcgcgcgcgcgtgcgaaGTACGCCCGAACACACACAGGCTCTCGGATGAAACTGGGGAAATCTTGTGTGTCACTCAGCCTCATCCGGCCCTCGAGCGGCGTTATTGCAAGGCGAAGGAGCAGGATCCCGGAGAGCCAATATTTCTTTGAACGAGTTGGCTGAAGGGAAGCGCTTTAAAAGAAACCTGCGTTCTGGTGCACATGGTGAAGCTGTCACAGGCACACGggcgcacataaacacgcatatgcacgctgacacacgtacacgcacgcaagcacacgcacatggacacagacacacacacacatatacacacccaaacgCACGCATCGACACACtggtgtgtgagtgcatatatacatgcacatacgatCATTCAAAAACTTTATGACTTCATGGTAATTAGGAACAAATTCTTTACAAATATGCACTGATTAGATGTCAACAAAGGCTTTATCGTTGTATGTtcgtttaatattttatttacggCCGTAGATGcgtttttatcttcgttttttccttttcattttaacaAACTCTTGAATTATCTTAAATCGTCTTCCAAGATAGTAATCATGTCAAATTTCTGTTTCAGGTATGCATGCTGTGTCGCTGACTAAGGCAAGCTGTCCAAGGTAAAGTTTTGATTGTGAATACTCGTGGGAATGCAGTGGAATAGGCCTATGAATTATTTAGGCTA includes the following:
- the LOC138861564 gene encoding zonadhesin-like, yielding MPLSQGFTSVSVLFLCISSPTVSVDPPTVSVDPPTVSVDPPTVSVDPPTVSVDPPTVSVDPPTVSVDPPTVSVDPPTVSIDPPTVSIDPPTVSIDPPTVSEDQPTVCIDPPTVSIDPPTVSIDPPTFSEDQPTVCIDPSTVCIDPPTFSEDQPTVSIDPPTVSIDPPTVSIDPPTVSIDPPTFSEDQPTVSIDPPTICIDPPTVSIDPPTFSEDQPTVSIDPPTVSIDPPTVSIDPPTFSEDQPTVCIDPPTVCIDPPTVSIDPPTVSIDPPTFSEDQPTVSIDPPTFSEDQPTVSIDPPTVSIDPPTVCIDPPTFSEDQPTVSMDTPAISMNLPTVSIDPPALP